In Polynucleobacter sp. TUM22923, one genomic interval encodes:
- the ftsW gene encoding putative lipid II flippase FtsW: MGRFWNFSRGGIDHFRSGLRDAVSGVEQTRSKMMDYDQLLVWAVLSLMLIGLVMVYSASITLADGPKYANYSSNFFLIRHVISLTIAIGVAIWVFKIPTKVWDRYSPIIFGFTVLLLIAVLIPGVGKGVNGAKRWIPLGLMNFQPSELMKFAAVIFAASYTVQRQEHLHSFVKGMLPMGVAVALVGGLLMDEPDMGAFVVVALIAFGVLFLGGINAKLFGGLVLVGLLSGAIMIALSPFRRGRMLAFMDPWQVDNAANKGYQLTHSLMAFGRGEWFGLGLGGSVEKLHYLPEAHTDFIMAVIGEELGFVGVVVMIFLFYWIVRRAFLIGRTALQLDRSFAGLAAKGVAIWIGWQAFINMGVNLGLLPTKGLTLPLVSYGGSGILMNAVAMAMLLRIDYENRILMRGGKL; this comes from the coding sequence TTGGGGCGCTTCTGGAATTTCTCTAGGGGTGGAATTGATCATTTTCGAAGTGGCTTAAGAGATGCTGTATCGGGTGTGGAGCAAACTCGTTCCAAGATGATGGATTATGACCAGTTATTAGTATGGGCTGTTCTATCGCTCATGCTTATTGGTTTAGTGATGGTCTATTCTGCCTCGATTACTTTGGCCGATGGACCTAAGTATGCAAATTACAGTAGTAATTTCTTTTTAATTCGCCATGTAATTTCTCTTACGATTGCGATTGGTGTTGCTATCTGGGTTTTTAAGATTCCGACCAAAGTATGGGATCGCTACTCTCCTATTATTTTTGGTTTTACAGTGCTACTTTTGATCGCAGTGTTAATTCCAGGTGTTGGTAAAGGCGTGAACGGAGCTAAGCGGTGGATTCCATTAGGGCTAATGAACTTTCAGCCATCGGAACTGATGAAGTTTGCCGCTGTGATTTTTGCTGCGAGCTATACCGTACAGCGCCAAGAGCATTTACATTCATTTGTTAAGGGGATGCTACCAATGGGCGTCGCCGTTGCTTTAGTGGGTGGATTACTCATGGATGAACCAGACATGGGCGCGTTTGTTGTGGTGGCTTTAATTGCGTTTGGTGTTTTATTTTTGGGTGGTATTAACGCAAAATTGTTCGGTGGTCTTGTATTGGTTGGATTGCTGAGTGGTGCCATCATGATTGCGCTGTCGCCATTTCGTCGAGGTCGGATGCTGGCTTTCATGGACCCATGGCAGGTGGATAACGCAGCTAATAAAGGATATCAGTTAACCCATTCATTGATGGCATTTGGCCGTGGTGAGTGGTTTGGTTTGGGTTTAGGTGGCAGTGTTGAAAAGTTGCACTACTTACCAGAAGCCCATACAGACTTCATCATGGCTGTGATTGGTGAAGAACTCGGATTTGTAGGCGTTGTAGTAATGATCTTCTTGTTTTACTGGATCGTGCGTCGCGCTTTTTTAATTGGCCGGACTGCTTTGCAATTAGATCGAAGCTTTGCTGGGCTTGCTGCCAAAGGTGTAGCGATTTGGATTGGTTGGCAGGCATTCATTAATATGGGCGTTAACTTAGGTTTACTGCCGACTAAAGGACTAACACTGCCACTAGTAAGTTATGGTGGCTCTGGCATTTTGATGAATGCTGTTGCTATGGCGATGCTGCTCAGAATTGATTACGAAAATCGTATCTTGATGCGTGGAGGTAAGCTATGA
- the murG gene encoding undecaprenyldiphospho-muramoylpentapeptide beta-N-acetylglucosaminyltransferase translates to MTQPSILVMAGGTGGHIFPGLAVAEYLRICGWKVSWLGNQSGMEYRLVKACDFPFEAVDFGGLRGKGIKAKLMLPMNLIRASIQSWKILRRLRPNVVLGMGGYISFPGGLMSKLLNRPLVLHEANSVAGSANLALSKIAMRTLTGFPGVMKDAEWVGNPIRAEFDSLESPTKRYEQRTGNLSILIVGGSLGAAALNVVIPAALAMIDKASRPSIIHQAGDKHLTDLQQRYQALGVDADIRPFIEDMPAAYAQADLVICRSGAMTVSEIAACGVASCLIPFPYAIDDHQTANAQFLSNADAAVLIPQHGLTPENLALLIQNYSRQDLQIMAERAYALSKPYATQRVAEVCADCAGVRI, encoded by the coding sequence ATGACGCAACCTTCAATTCTAGTGATGGCTGGTGGAACTGGCGGACATATTTTCCCTGGGCTTGCAGTTGCAGAGTACCTACGTATATGTGGCTGGAAGGTTTCTTGGCTTGGCAATCAAAGCGGAATGGAATATCGATTGGTAAAAGCATGTGATTTTCCATTCGAGGCAGTTGATTTTGGGGGGCTTCGTGGAAAAGGTATTAAAGCTAAATTGATGCTACCCATGAACCTCATTAGAGCGAGTATTCAGAGTTGGAAAATTTTACGTCGCTTAAGACCTAATGTGGTTTTAGGTATGGGTGGCTACATTAGCTTTCCTGGTGGCTTGATGAGTAAATTGCTCAATAGACCACTAGTGTTGCATGAAGCAAATTCAGTAGCGGGTAGCGCTAATTTAGCTTTATCTAAAATTGCCATGCGGACCTTAACGGGTTTCCCAGGGGTGATGAAGGATGCTGAGTGGGTAGGCAATCCTATTCGTGCAGAATTTGATTCTTTAGAATCACCTACAAAGCGTTATGAACAGCGTACTGGGAACTTATCTATTTTGATAGTGGGTGGTAGTTTAGGTGCCGCCGCCTTAAATGTAGTTATTCCTGCGGCTCTGGCGATGATAGATAAGGCTTCACGGCCAAGCATCATCCATCAGGCTGGCGATAAGCACTTAACTGACTTGCAGCAGCGATATCAAGCGCTAGGAGTCGATGCTGATATTCGTCCGTTTATCGAGGATATGCCAGCAGCATATGCCCAGGCAGATTTAGTTATTTGTCGGTCGGGCGCAATGACTGTTTCAGAAATTGCTGCTTGTGGCGTTGCCTCCTGCTTAATTCCTTTCCCATATGCAATTGATGATCATCAAACTGCAAATGCTCAATTTTTATCAAATGCAGATGCAGCAGTACTCATTCCTCAGCATGGCCTCACTCCAGAAAATCTTGCATTGCTTATTCAAAATTACAGCCGCCAAGATTTGCAGATCATGGCCGAGCGTGCGTATGCATTATCAAAACCATATGCAACTCAGCGGGTAGCTGAAGTTTGTGCAGACTGTGCAGGAGTCAGAATATGA
- the murC gene encoding UDP-N-acetylmuramate--L-alanine ligase: protein MKHIVQQIHFVGIGGAGMSGIAEVLLNLGYQVSGSDLAEGAVTKRLRELGATIHIGHDPKNIGTAEAVVISTAVTGNNPEVLAARSAKVPVIQRAVMLGELMRLKQGIAIAGTHGKTTTTSLVASVLAEGGLDPTFVIGGKLNSAGANARLGQGEFIVVEADESDASFLQLFPAMEVITNIDADHMDTYQHDMARLKQAFVQFTQQMPFYGVAVLCIDDENVRDIIPFVSQPVLRYGLSEDADIRASNVRAEGTRMHFTVDRRTVRRHGNKPGPLQIQLNLPGLHNVQNALAAIGIATELGVSDEAIVQALSQFSGVGRRFQKHGAIPLASGGSFTLIDDYGHHPVEMAATLAAARGAYPDQRLVLAFQPHRFTRTRDCFGEFVQVLKNFDALVLTEVYPAGEAKIHGADSESLIKAVLATDQDGSGVIDISAVEFASTVAEMPQKLSAVLRDGDVLITMGAGSISGLPHTLAEVKHG from the coding sequence ATGAAGCATATCGTTCAGCAGATTCACTTTGTTGGTATTGGTGGTGCAGGCATGAGCGGCATTGCTGAGGTTCTACTCAATTTGGGCTATCAGGTCTCTGGCTCGGATTTAGCTGAGGGTGCTGTCACTAAACGACTTAGAGAGTTAGGGGCCACTATTCATATAGGACACGATCCTAAAAATATTGGTACCGCAGAGGCGGTTGTTATTTCTACGGCGGTTACTGGCAATAATCCTGAAGTTTTAGCCGCGCGTTCGGCAAAAGTGCCGGTCATTCAGCGTGCAGTCATGTTGGGCGAGCTAATGCGCTTAAAGCAGGGTATTGCAATTGCAGGTACTCATGGAAAAACAACTACTACTAGTTTAGTTGCATCAGTATTGGCTGAGGGTGGTCTAGACCCGACATTTGTGATTGGTGGAAAATTAAATTCTGCGGGTGCTAATGCGCGCTTAGGTCAAGGCGAATTTATTGTAGTTGAGGCTGATGAATCAGATGCTTCATTCTTACAGCTATTTCCAGCAATGGAGGTCATTACTAATATCGATGCTGATCATATGGATACTTATCAGCACGACATGGCTAGGCTAAAGCAAGCCTTTGTACAATTTACTCAGCAGATGCCTTTCTATGGTGTAGCGGTCCTCTGTATTGATGATGAAAATGTTAGAGACATCATTCCTTTTGTATCGCAGCCAGTATTACGCTATGGCCTGTCAGAAGATGCTGATATTCGTGCCAGTAACGTTCGTGCTGAAGGCACTCGAATGCATTTCACGGTAGATCGTAGGACTGTGCGTCGACATGGTAACAAGCCAGGACCTTTGCAAATTCAATTGAACCTACCTGGCTTACATAATGTACAAAATGCTTTGGCTGCAATTGGCATTGCAACAGAGTTGGGTGTAAGCGATGAAGCCATTGTTCAGGCGCTATCTCAATTTAGTGGCGTTGGCCGCCGATTTCAAAAGCATGGTGCGATTCCATTGGCTAGTGGCGGCAGCTTTACTTTGATTGATGACTATGGACATCATCCGGTAGAGATGGCCGCTACTTTAGCTGCTGCTCGCGGTGCTTATCCAGACCAAAGATTGGTGTTGGCATTCCAGCCACATCGATTTACGCGAACGCGTGATTGCTTTGGTGAGTTCGTGCAGGTTCTGAAAAACTTCGATGCCTTAGTTCTAACAGAGGTTTATCCGGCCGGTGAAGCAAAGATTCATGGTGCAGATAGTGAAAGCCTTATAAAGGCAGTGCTTGCAACAGACCAGGACGGTAGTGGCGTCATCGATATCTCAGCTGTGGAGTTTGCATCAACGGTTGCTGAAATGCCTCAAAAATTAAGCGCTGTACTTCGAGATGGCGATGTCTTAATTACGATGGGCGCTGGTTCAATTTCAGGATTACCTCACACCTTAGCGGAGGTAAAGCATGGCTAA
- a CDS encoding D-alanine--D-alanine ligase has product MANQNSQILSWAERVKKDLANLNIESLGRVGVLLGGRSGEREISLMSGGGVLEALRSKGVDAHAFDPGLRCATELASEKFDRIFIALHGRFGEDGTIQGLLELLDLPYTGSGVLASALAIDKIATKQIWLSNGLSTPEFEELTVDSDWDAVVQHLGLPLIVKPAHEGSSLGLTKVQSIEQLPAAYALASAMDMKVIAETCIIGDELTCPLVGFGETAEALPVIKIIPPQANYDFHNKYFSDETQYLCPTGLSPEINLAVQNLSLAAYRALGCNTWGRADVMLDQKTGRPYLLEMNTSPGMTSHSLVPMAAKAAGIDYAELVLWILSQTLSAVKVKQL; this is encoded by the coding sequence ATGGCTAATCAGAATAGTCAGATACTTTCTTGGGCTGAGCGCGTTAAGAAAGACTTAGCGAATCTGAATATCGAGTCACTTGGGCGAGTTGGTGTTTTGCTTGGTGGACGCTCTGGAGAGCGTGAGATTTCCCTGATGTCCGGAGGTGGTGTTCTTGAGGCGTTGAGGTCAAAGGGGGTTGATGCTCACGCTTTCGATCCTGGCCTGCGCTGCGCAACAGAACTAGCGAGTGAAAAATTCGATCGTATCTTTATTGCGCTACATGGACGTTTTGGTGAGGATGGAACCATTCAAGGGTTACTGGAGCTGTTGGATCTGCCTTATACCGGCAGTGGTGTATTGGCCTCGGCTTTAGCAATCGATAAGATTGCCACTAAGCAAATTTGGTTAAGTAATGGTCTTTCCACTCCCGAGTTCGAGGAGTTGACAGTAGATAGTGATTGGGATGCAGTAGTTCAGCATTTAGGTTTGCCGTTAATCGTGAAACCAGCACATGAAGGATCTTCCTTAGGGCTAACTAAAGTGCAATCCATAGAACAGTTGCCTGCGGCTTATGCGCTTGCCAGCGCTATGGATATGAAAGTCATTGCAGAGACATGCATTATTGGAGATGAGCTCACATGTCCTTTAGTGGGTTTTGGCGAAACTGCCGAGGCATTGCCCGTTATCAAAATTATTCCGCCGCAAGCAAACTATGATTTTCATAACAAATATTTTTCTGATGAGACGCAGTATTTATGTCCGACTGGCTTATCTCCAGAAATCAATCTTGCTGTTCAAAATTTATCACTAGCTGCGTATCGCGCATTGGGTTGTAACACCTGGGGTCGTGCAGATGTCATGTTAGATCAAAAAACAGGCCGACCTTATTTGCTCGAGATGAATACCTCTCCAGGAATGACCTCTCATTCTTTGGTACCAATGGCTGCAAAAGCTGCTGGGATTGACTATGCTGAATTAGTGCTATGGATTCTGAGTCAGACACTGAGTGCTGTGAAGGTAAAGCAACTATGA